In the genome of Triticum urartu cultivar G1812 chromosome 5, Tu2.1, whole genome shotgun sequence, one region contains:
- the LOC125506674 gene encoding disease resistance protein PIK6-NP-like has product MAFQRRKFPLVSFSCGGDPRKVLVVVDEEAKVEAEEVVVIAPMVLGDMEAEIIVGGKGADLGQTSIIWEAYENPETKNSFPCRAWVRFMHPFSPEDFIQSLVEQFHTSVGVDLLLEAKKMGQELAEEFNGYVNAKKFLIVLNDLSTIEEWNRVKRCFPNNKKGSLIIVSTRQVEVASLCAGQESIVSELKQSSIDQNIYAFYEKVTSKFYRLCSSNGTDLMMVAGPSSKSAVTNGTDQSQGADWNHAMRKSFSCAMSMTTALEESHLVGRDKEMKKINEFVVFKETVYLDEEHPELIEQAELILKKCSGLPLAIVTIGGFLANQPKTEVEWRRLNEHISAELEINPKLGTILAVLTKSYDGLPYHLKSCFLYLPIFPEDYKVSRRRLVRRWTAEGYSWEVRGKSAEGIADNYFMELISRSMILPYQQSIRSRKGIDACHVYDLIREIGISKSMEENLVFRLEEGCSLNTQHVVRHLAISSNWEGNQSDLDSIIDMSRVRSITVFGKWKSLYISDKIRLLRVLDLEGTSGVFDHHLEDIVKLIHLKYLSLRGCTPICHLPDSLGNLKQLETLDLRGTQIVKLPHSIRKLRKLNYLRAGKEPMDEDISYEQVVEDLPTVMRNGACLLTVSSMVLCARCFAGSDFNGYNHRDLCSAFCCVALPVVAMKLDAHGVVVPRGVRKLKALHTLSVVNISRGRIILQNIRRLSGLRKLGVTGINKRNSLELRSTVSQLSRLESLSMRSEGMPGLSGCLDDMPTPPENLQSLKLYGNLVILPAWIQTLRNLVKLKLRNSRISDHGVAIQVLGELPMLAILCLWTKSFVGEVHFSFGQRAFPSLVVLHLDHLDDLKSLDFSLGGTPKLEVLQLSETYIQGSNGLEHLPTLKEVVLKGDYPSVEKLRADLAKFPNGPVVKLN; this is encoded by the exons ATGGCTTTCCAGAGGAGGAAGTTCCCTCTCGTCAGCTTCTCCTGTGGTGGCGATCCGAGAAAGGTGTTGGTGGTTGTGGATGAGGAGGCAAAGGTGGAggcggaggaggtggtggtgatcGCGCCCATGGTGCTGGGTGACATGGAGGCGGAG ATCATAGTGGGCGGAAAAGGTGCTGATCTTGGGCAGACATCAATCATCTGGGAAGCTTACGAGAATCCAGAGACCAAAAACAGTTTTCCGTGCCGAGCATGGGTGAGGTTCATGCATCCTTTCAGTCCAGAAGACTTCATTCAAAGTTTAGTGGAGCAGTTTCACACATCTGTAGGGGTTGACCTTCTGCTGGAAGCGAAAAAGATGGGGCAAGAGTTAGCTGAGGAATTCAATGGATATGTCAATGCCAAGAAGTTCCTGATTGTGCTTAATGACTTATCAACCATTGAAGAGTGGAATCGGGTTAAGAGGTGCTTCCCGAACAATAAGAAAGGGAGCCTGATAATAGTGTCCACAAGGCAAGTTGAAGTTGCAAGCTTATGTGCAGGACAAGAAAGCATAGTATCTGAGCTCAAGCAATCGTCTATTGATCAGAACATTTATGCTTTCTATGAGAAGGTAACTTCAAAGTTCTACCGCTTGTGCTCTTCTA ATGGAACAGATTTAATGATGGTTGCCGGGCCTAGCTCAAAAAGTGCAGTCACCAATGGTACAGACCAATCTCAGGGTGCTGATTGGAATCATGCGATGAGAAAGAGCTTCAGTTGCGCCATGTCCATGACAACTGCTCTAGAGGAATCACATCTTGTTGGTCGAGACAAAGAAATGAAAAAGATCA ATGAGTTCGTC GTATTTAAGGAGACTGTATATCTGGATGAAGAGCATCCTGAACTGATTGAACAAGCAGAACTGATCCTTAAGAAGTGCAGTGGACTTCCTCTTGCAATAGTCACTATAGGTGGGTTCTTGGCAAACCAACCAAAAacagaggtggagtggaggagatTGAATGAGCATATTAGTGCTGAGTTGGAGATAAACCCAAAGCTTGGGACCATATTAGCTGTGCTTACTAAAAGTTATGATGGTTTACCTTATCACCTGAAATCTTGTTTCTTGTATCTCCCCATCTTTCCCGAAGACTACAAGGTTAGTCGGCGGCGTTTGGTGCGGAGGTGGACGGCAGAGGGTTACTCATGGGAGGTGCGTGGTAAGTCTGCAGAGGGAATAGCGGATAATTACTTCATGGAACTTATAAGTCGGAGCATGATCTTGCCATACCAACAATCAATTCGCAGTAGAAAAGGAATTGACGCTTGCCATGTCTATGATCTCATCCGTGAAATTGGCATCTCCAAGTCAATGGAAGAAAATCTAGTGTTTAGGCTGGAAGAAGGTTGTAGCCTAAACACCCAGCACGTTGTGCGTCACCTTGCAATAAGTAGCAATTGGGAGGGAAATCAGAGTGATCTGGATAGCATAATAGATATGTCTCGTGTACGATCAATAACAGTTTTTGGAAAGTGGAAGTCACTTTACATTTCTGATAAGATAAGGCTGCTCCGAGTGCTGGACTTGGAAGGCACCTCAGGTGTATTTGATCATCACCTTGAGGATATTGTCAAGCTTATTCACCTAAAATACCTTTCTTTAAGAGGATGTACTCCTATTTGTCACCTGCCAGATTCTCTAGGCAACCTAAAACAACTTGAGACACTAGACTTGAGAGGTACACAGATAGTCAAGCTGCCACATAGCATCAGAAAACTTCGGAAGCTAAACTATCTCCGTGCTGGTAAGGAACCCATGGACGAGGACATCTCGTATGAACAAGTTGTAGAAGACTTGCCAACGGTGATGAGGAACGGTGCATGCCTTTTGACTGTCTCGTCGATGGTACTTTGTGCACGTTGTTTTGCAGGTTCAGATTTTAATGGTTATAACCACCGTGACTTGTGCAGTGCCTTCTGTTGTGTGGCACTCCCTGTTGTTGCGATGAAGCTGGACGCACATGGTGTGGTGGTGCCAAGAGGGGTGAGAAAACTGAAAGCCCTACACACACTAAGTGTTGTGAACATCTCACGGGGGAGGATCATTCTTCAGAACATAAGAAGACTCAGTGGGCTGCGGAAGCTAGGAGTGACTGGCATCAACAAGAGAAACAGTCTGGAGTTACGATCAACGGTTTCTCAACTCAGTCGCCTGGAATCCTTGTCGATGCGCTCAGAAGGGATGCCTGGATTATCTGGCTGCTTGGATGACATGCCCACTCCTCCAGAAAACCTGCAGAGCCTTAAACTGTATGGCAATCTGGTCATATTGCCTGCATGGATCCAGACACTCAGAAATCTTGTGAAGCTGAAGCTACGCAACTCTAGGATATCGGACCACGGTGTTGCCATACAAGTCCTCGGGGAGCTGCCGATGCTAGCCATCCTGTGTCTATGGACGAAGTCGTTCGTAGGAGAGGTCCATTTCAGTTTCGGCCAACGGGCATTTCCGAGCCTGGTGGTGCTGCACCTGGATCACCTAGATGACCTCAAATCGCTGGATTTTTCACTGGGAGGGACACCTAAGCTTGAGGTACTGCAGCTTTCCGAGACCTACATCCAGGGTTCTAACGGGCTTGAACACCTCCCAACGCTCAAGGAAGTTGTGCTCAAGGGGGACTACCCGTCCGTCGAGAAACTGCGTGCCGACCTTGCCAAGTTCCCAAATGGACCCGTTGTCAAGTTGAACTGA